The Kluyvera intermedia genome window below encodes:
- the rcsD gene encoding phosphotransferase RcsD encodes MSQSDKMTPSKFSLLPGSITRFFLLMIIVLLVTMGVMIQSAVNAWLKDKSYQVVDMTHAVHKRIDTWRYTTWQIYDNIAASSSNAAPTDGLQETRLKQDVYYLEKPRRKTEALIFGSHDSATLDITQRMSNYLDTLWGAENVPWSMYYLNGQDNSLILISTLPLKDLSSGFKESTVGSIVDSRRAEMLQQANTLDERETFSSLRHLAWQNGRYFTLRTTFNQPGHLATVVAFDLPINDLVPPTMSLDSFRLEADPAQNAQRSQEKDPGDSVAINFNSSRIEITSSLNTTGMRLVWQVPFGTLLLDTFQNIMLPLLLNIGLLALALFGYSTFRNLPTRGSTNTTPSSGTNNELRMLRVLNEEIVSLLPLGLLVHDQESNRTLISNKIADHLLPHLNLQNITSMADQHQGVIQATINNELYEIRQFRSQVSPRTQIFIIRDQDREVLVNKKLKQAQRLYEKNQQGRAAFMQNISDTLKQPIKALAAEATTLNTDESQKLANHADLLVRLVDEIQLANMLENDSWKGTSTQFSLQELIDEVVPEVLPSIKRKGLQLLINNQVPAKEQRYGDRDALRRILLLLIQYAVTTTQIGKITLEVNVDESAEERLTFRILDTGNGVSHGEVDNLHFPYLNDTQSDRYGKANALTFWLCDQLARKLGGHLNIKPRESLGTRYTLHVKMAVREENAEQEEQLLDDVVVMVDITSNEIRNIVTRQMESWGATCISPDERATSQEFDLFLTDNPSNLTASGLLLSDDEAGIRKIGPGQLRVNFNMSNAMQDAVLQLIEEQLAQEDVTDSLPGSDENAELQASGYYSLFVDTVPEDVSRLYTESAAKDFAALAQTAHRLKGVFAMLNLVPGKQLCETLEHLIREKDASGIEKYISDIDTYVKSLL; translated from the coding sequence ATGAGCCAGTCCGACAAGATGACCCCGAGTAAATTCTCCCTCCTGCCCGGGAGCATTACGCGTTTCTTCCTTCTTATGATCATCGTCCTGCTGGTTACCATGGGAGTGATGATTCAAAGCGCCGTTAATGCATGGCTAAAAGATAAGAGCTACCAGGTCGTTGATATGACGCATGCCGTGCATAAGCGTATTGATACCTGGCGCTACACCACCTGGCAAATTTACGACAATATCGCCGCCTCCAGCAGTAACGCAGCGCCAACCGATGGGCTGCAAGAAACTCGCCTCAAGCAAGACGTTTATTACCTTGAGAAGCCTCGTCGTAAAACGGAAGCACTGATTTTCGGCTCGCATGATAGCGCCACGCTTGATATTACCCAGCGTATGTCAAACTATCTGGACACGCTGTGGGGTGCTGAAAATGTACCGTGGTCGATGTACTACCTAAACGGTCAGGACAACAGCCTTATCCTTATCTCCACGCTACCTTTAAAAGATCTTTCATCCGGTTTTAAAGAGTCAACGGTTGGCAGTATCGTCGATTCGCGTCGTGCTGAAATGTTACAACAGGCGAATACGTTAGATGAGCGTGAAACGTTCTCCTCACTGCGTCATCTGGCATGGCAAAACGGCCGTTACTTCACCCTGCGCACCACCTTTAATCAGCCAGGTCATCTGGCAACGGTAGTGGCCTTTGACTTACCCATTAACGATCTCGTCCCACCGACGATGTCGCTGGATAGCTTCCGCCTTGAAGCGGACCCCGCGCAAAATGCCCAGCGTAGCCAGGAAAAAGATCCGGGCGATAGCGTCGCGATAAATTTCAATAGCTCGCGTATTGAAATTACCTCCTCGCTCAACACCACCGGTATGCGACTCGTGTGGCAGGTGCCGTTTGGCACATTACTGCTCGATACCTTCCAGAACATCATGCTGCCACTGCTGCTGAATATTGGCCTGCTGGCGCTGGCACTGTTTGGTTACTCCACTTTCCGCAATCTTCCGACGCGCGGCAGTACGAACACGACACCGTCATCCGGGACTAATAACGAACTGCGCATGTTGCGGGTGCTCAATGAAGAGATCGTCTCTTTGCTCCCGCTTGGGCTGTTGGTGCACGATCAGGAGTCGAATCGAACCCTTATTAGCAATAAGATTGCCGATCACCTGCTGCCACATCTCAACTTACAAAACATCACCAGCATGGCGGATCAGCATCAGGGGGTCATTCAGGCCACCATTAATAATGAACTGTATGAAATCCGTCAGTTCAGAAGTCAGGTCTCTCCGCGCACGCAAATCTTTATTATTCGCGACCAGGACCGGGAAGTGCTGGTCAATAAAAAACTCAAGCAGGCCCAGCGGCTGTACGAGAAAAATCAGCAGGGCCGTGCGGCCTTTATGCAAAATATTAGCGATACGCTAAAACAGCCGATCAAAGCACTGGCCGCTGAGGCGACGACGCTCAATACCGATGAGAGCCAGAAGCTGGCGAATCATGCGGATCTTCTGGTACGTCTGGTTGATGAAATTCAGCTCGCGAATATGCTGGAAAATGACAGCTGGAAAGGCACATCGACCCAGTTTTCATTGCAGGAGCTGATTGATGAAGTCGTGCCTGAGGTTCTTCCATCGATTAAGCGTAAGGGCCTCCAGTTACTGATTAACAACCAGGTCCCAGCAAAAGAGCAACGCTATGGTGACCGCGATGCCCTGCGGCGGATCCTGTTGCTGTTGATTCAGTACGCCGTCACGACCACGCAAATAGGCAAAATTACTCTGGAAGTGAACGTCGATGAATCCGCAGAGGAGCGTCTGACCTTCCGCATTCTCGATACGGGTAACGGTGTGTCTCACGGTGAAGTCGATAATCTGCATTTCCCTTATCTCAACGACACCCAGTCCGATCGTTACGGTAAAGCCAACGCCCTCACCTTCTGGCTTTGCGATCAGCTGGCGCGCAAGCTCGGTGGGCACCTCAATATTAAGCCAAGGGAATCACTGGGCACACGCTACACGTTACATGTCAAAATGGCGGTACGTGAGGAGAATGCCGAGCAGGAAGAGCAGTTATTAGATGATGTTGTGGTGATGGTCGATATCACCTCAAATGAGATTCGAAATATCGTCACCCGACAGATGGAAAGCTGGGGCGCGACCTGTATCAGCCCCGATGAGCGGGCAACAAGTCAAGAATTTGACTTATTTTTAACAGATAATCCGTCTAATCTTACTGCTTCAGGCTTGCTTTTAAGCGATGATGAGGCTGGGATACGCAAAATTGGCCCGGGTCAGCTGCGTGTGAACTTTAACATGAGTAACGCAATGCAGGACGCCGTACTCCAACTTATCGAAGAGCAGCTGGCGCAGGAAGACGTGACCGACTCGCTGCCTGGCAGCGATGAAAATGCCGAGCTTCAAGCCAGCGGCTACTATTCTCTGTTTGTTGATACGGTACCGGAAGATGTTAGCAGGCTGTATACTGAATCCGCAGCGAAGGATTTTGCTGCGCTGGCGCAGACAGCTCACCGCCTGAAAGGGGTGTTTGCCATGCTAAATCTGGTACCTGGCAAGCAGTTATGTGAAACGCTCGAACATCTTATTCGTGAGAAAGATGCTTCCGGCATAGAAAAATACATCAGCGACATTGACACCTACGTCAAGAGCTTGCTGTAG
- a CDS encoding porin OmpC produces the protein MKVKVLSLLVPALLVAGAANAAEIYNKDGNKLDLYGKVDGLHYFSSDKSVDGDQSYVRLGIKGETQINDQLTGYGQWEYNIQANNTESTSDQAWTRVGFAGLRIADAGSIDYGRNYGVVYDVTSWTDVLPEFGGDTYGSDNFLQQRANGVATYRNTDFFGLVDGLNFALQYQGKNGSVSGEGSTNNGRNDLKQNGDGFGGSLTYDLGEGFSVGTAIASSKRTTDQNNMVYGHGDNATTYTGGLKYDANNIYLAAQYTQTYNATRFSGNGNDDAVKGFAEKAQNFEVVAQYQFDFGLRPSVSYLQSKGKNIDSGVAGGNFGDQDLLKYVDVGATYYFNKNMSTYVDYKINLLDDSEFTRRAGISTDNVVALGVVYQF, from the coding sequence ATGAAAGTTAAAGTACTGTCCCTCCTGGTACCAGCTCTGCTGGTAGCGGGCGCAGCAAATGCGGCTGAAATTTATAACAAAGATGGCAACAAATTAGATCTGTACGGTAAAGTAGACGGCCTGCACTATTTCTCCAGCGACAAGAGCGTTGATGGCGACCAGTCTTATGTTCGTCTGGGTATCAAAGGCGAAACTCAGATTAACGACCAACTGACCGGTTACGGCCAGTGGGAATACAACATCCAGGCTAACAACACCGAAAGCACGTCTGACCAGGCGTGGACTCGTGTCGGCTTCGCCGGTCTGCGTATTGCTGACGCTGGCTCTATCGACTACGGTCGTAACTACGGCGTTGTTTACGACGTAACCTCATGGACCGACGTTCTGCCAGAATTCGGCGGCGACACCTACGGTTCTGACAACTTCCTGCAGCAGCGTGCTAACGGCGTAGCGACCTACCGTAACACTGACTTCTTCGGCCTGGTTGATGGTCTGAACTTTGCTCTGCAGTATCAGGGTAAAAACGGCAGCGTTTCTGGTGAAGGTTCTACCAACAACGGTCGTAACGATCTGAAACAGAACGGTGATGGCTTCGGCGGTTCCCTGACTTACGATCTGGGCGAAGGCTTCAGCGTAGGTACTGCGATTGCTAGCTCTAAGCGTACTACCGACCAGAACAACATGGTTTACGGTCACGGCGACAACGCGACGACCTACACCGGCGGCCTGAAATATGATGCGAACAACATCTACCTGGCAGCACAGTACACCCAGACCTACAACGCGACCCGCTTCAGCGGCAATGGTAACGACGACGCTGTCAAAGGCTTCGCTGAAAAAGCTCAGAACTTCGAAGTGGTTGCACAGTACCAGTTCGACTTCGGTCTGCGTCCTTCCGTTTCTTACCTGCAGTCTAAAGGCAAAAACATCGACAGCGGTGTTGCCGGCGGTAACTTCGGTGACCAGGACCTGCTGAAATATGTTGATGTAGGTGCGACTTACTACTTCAACAAAAACATGTCTACCTACGTTGATTACAAAATCAACCTGCTGGATGACAGCGAGTTTACCCGTCGTGCGGGTATCTCCACCGACAACGTTGTTGCACTGGGTGTGGTTTACCAGTTCTAA
- the apbE gene encoding FAD:protein FMN transferase ApbE produces MEMTFLRMALLSVVVLLAGCDNASVPAAPKAAATVLEGKTMGTFWRVSVVGIDKAQADELRQKVQTQLDGDDQLLSTWKNDSALMRFNHSTSMTPWPVSEAMADIVTESLRIGRKTQGAMDITVGPLVNLWGFGPDKQPLKTPTQAQIDAAKARTGLEFLSVINRAGRQYLQKSLPDLYVDLSTVGEGYAADHLARLMAQEGISRYLVSVGGALASRGMNADGQPWRVAIQKPTDRENAVQAIVDINGHGISTSGSYRNYYELDGQRISHVIDPQTGRPITHKLVSVTVIAPTALEADGWDTGLMVLGPQKAQQVVREQGLAVYMIMTEGDGFTTWMSPQFRAFLVGGKN; encoded by the coding sequence ATGGAAATGACTTTTTTACGTATGGCGCTATTGAGCGTCGTTGTACTGCTGGCAGGATGTGATAACGCCAGTGTGCCCGCTGCGCCAAAAGCGGCGGCAACCGTGCTGGAAGGGAAAACCATGGGGACCTTCTGGCGCGTTAGCGTCGTGGGTATTGATAAGGCACAGGCTGATGAGCTGCGACAGAAAGTGCAAACTCAACTCGACGGTGACGACCAGCTACTGTCGACATGGAAGAACGACTCGGCGCTGATGCGCTTCAATCATTCCACCAGCATGACGCCGTGGCCGGTGAGCGAAGCGATGGCGGATATCGTTACCGAATCTTTGCGCATTGGTCGTAAAACGCAGGGCGCTATGGATATTACCGTGGGGCCGCTGGTTAATCTTTGGGGCTTTGGCCCGGACAAACAGCCGTTAAAAACGCCAACTCAGGCGCAAATTGACGCCGCGAAAGCACGCACCGGGCTGGAGTTTTTGTCCGTTATCAACCGTGCCGGGCGCCAGTACTTACAAAAATCGCTCCCCGATCTTTATGTTGATCTTTCGACGGTGGGTGAAGGGTATGCCGCCGATCATCTGGCGCGTCTGATGGCTCAGGAAGGGATCTCCCGCTATCTGGTCTCGGTGGGCGGTGCATTGGCCAGCCGGGGTATGAATGCTGACGGACAACCGTGGCGAGTGGCTATCCAGAAACCGACTGACCGGGAAAATGCGGTGCAGGCGATCGTCGACATTAACGGTCACGGGATCAGTACCTCCGGCAGCTATCGCAACTACTATGAGCTGGATGGTCAGCGGATCTCGCACGTTATCGACCCGCAAACCGGGCGGCCAATCACCCATAAACTGGTCTCCGTGACGGTCATTGCGCCTACCGCCCTGGAAGCCGATGGCTGGGACACCGGGCTGATGGTGCTTGGCCCGCAGAAAGCACAGCAGGTGGTACGTGAACAGGGATTGGCGGTATACATGATTATGACAGAGGGTGATGGATTCACGACCTGGATGTCACCACAGTTCCGCGCTTTCCTGGTCGGCGGGAAAAATTAA
- the ada gene encoding bifunctional DNA-binding transcriptional regulator/O6-methylguanine-DNA methyltransferase Ada translates to MTLYTSTTDDERWQAVLDRDAAADGQFIFAVQTTGIFCRPSCRARHALRQNVRFFENADAAQRAGFRPCKRCRPDTLSPEQHKIDSVARACRLLEQDTPVTLESLAQAVAVSPYHFHRMFKSVTGMTPKAWQQAWRARRLRESLAAGNAVTQAVLDAGFPSSSSYYRHADDILGMTAQAYRRGGQSSDIHYSTGECSLGRCLVAVSERGVCAVLLGDNDAQLLTELQQTLPAARYLMADAAFSQQIATVIASINQPDSTLSLPLDIRGTAFQQQVWQALRAIPAGETRSYQQVADSIGKPKAVRAVASACAANRLAIVVPCHRVVRGDGALSGYRWGVTRKAALLQREKER, encoded by the coding sequence ATGACATTGTATACTTCAACCACTGATGATGAACGCTGGCAAGCGGTGCTTGATCGTGACGCTGCGGCCGACGGTCAGTTTATCTTCGCCGTGCAGACTACCGGTATTTTTTGCCGTCCATCCTGTCGCGCGCGCCATGCGCTGCGTCAGAACGTGCGTTTCTTTGAGAATGCTGATGCCGCGCAACGTGCCGGGTTTCGCCCATGTAAGCGCTGTCGGCCCGATACGCTTTCGCCAGAGCAACACAAAATCGATAGCGTCGCTCGCGCCTGTCGCTTGCTAGAACAAGATACGCCGGTCACGCTGGAGTCCCTCGCGCAGGCGGTAGCGGTCAGCCCTTATCATTTCCATCGTATGTTTAAATCCGTGACAGGGATGACGCCAAAAGCCTGGCAACAGGCATGGCGCGCACGTCGGCTGCGTGAATCATTAGCCGCCGGAAACGCGGTGACGCAAGCGGTGCTGGACGCAGGCTTTCCCTCAAGCAGTAGCTACTATCGCCATGCGGACGATATTTTGGGGATGACCGCCCAGGCATATCGGCGGGGCGGTCAGTCATCGGATATTCACTATTCGACAGGTGAGTGCTCACTAGGACGCTGTCTGGTGGCGGTAAGTGAGCGCGGGGTCTGTGCCGTATTGCTCGGCGATAACGATGCCCAACTTCTGACTGAGCTTCAACAAACCTTGCCTGCTGCACGATATCTCATGGCTGACGCAGCTTTCAGCCAGCAAATTGCCACGGTGATTGCCAGTATTAATCAACCTGACAGCACGTTATCGCTGCCGCTGGATATCCGCGGAACTGCCTTTCAGCAGCAGGTATGGCAGGCACTGCGTGCAATCCCGGCCGGCGAAACGCGCAGCTACCAGCAGGTGGCTGACAGTATCGGCAAACCCAAAGCGGTACGCGCGGTCGCCAGTGCCTGCGCCGCCAATCGGTTAGCCATTGTGGTGCCGTGTCATCGCGTGGTGCGCGGCGATGGAGCGCTTTCCGGCTACCGTTGGGGTGTGACACGGAAAGCCGCGCTGTTGCAACGTGAAAAGGAGCGCTGA
- the alkB gene encoding DNA oxidative demethylase AlkB: MLDLFADETPWSEPLAPGAVVLRRLARENGTTLLAAIDRVAAVSPFRQMVTPGGYTMSVAMTNCGPLGWSTDRHGYCYSPVDPLSGNLWAPMPDCFLALAQDAANRAGYPHFHPDACLINRYQPGAKLSLHQDKDEACLDAPIVSVSLGLPATFQFGGLTRSAPLQKIYLEHGDVVVWGGESRLFYHAILPLKAGNHPQVGPWRYNLTFRRAAQ; encoded by the coding sequence ATGCTTGATCTGTTTGCCGATGAGACACCGTGGTCAGAGCCATTAGCGCCGGGGGCTGTGGTGCTGCGACGACTGGCGCGAGAAAACGGCACTACGTTGCTGGCGGCTATTGATCGGGTGGCGGCCGTTTCGCCATTTCGCCAGATGGTGACGCCGGGGGGCTACACCATGTCGGTGGCGATGACGAACTGCGGACCGCTTGGCTGGAGTACCGATCGTCATGGGTACTGTTACTCGCCCGTGGATCCGCTAAGCGGCAATCTCTGGGCTCCCATGCCAGACTGTTTTTTAGCCCTTGCGCAGGATGCGGCAAATCGTGCCGGCTACCCACATTTTCATCCCGATGCCTGCCTGATTAACCGCTATCAGCCAGGCGCAAAATTGTCGCTGCATCAGGATAAAGATGAGGCGTGTCTGGACGCACCGATTGTTTCGGTGTCGCTGGGGCTTCCCGCTACCTTCCAGTTTGGAGGGCTGACGCGCAGCGCGCCGCTGCAAAAGATTTATCTGGAGCACGGAGATGTGGTGGTATGGGGAGGGGAATCACGCCTTTTTTATCACGCCATATTGCCGTTGAAGGCAGGTAACCATCCACAGGTTGGTCCGTGGCGCTATAACCTGACGTTTCGCCGTGCCGCTCAATAG
- a CDS encoding multidrug ABC transporter permease/ATP-binding protein, translated as MELLLLVWRQYRWPFIGVMALSLLSAALGIGLIAFINVRLIEMVDTSLSVLPEFLGLLLLLMAVTLGSQLALTTLGHHFVYRLRREFIKRILDTQVERVEKLGSASLLAGLTSDIRAITIAFVRLPELVQGIILTFGSAAYLAMLSTKMLLITALWMALTIWGGFMLVARVYKHMATLRETEDRLYNDYQTVLEGRKELTLNRERAEFVFEQQFTPDAKAYRHHIVRADTFHLSAVNWSNIMMLGAIGLVFWMANGLGWADTNVAATYSLTLLFLRTPLLSAVGALPTLLSAQVAFKKLNKFSLAPYQETFPQPTAHPHWQTLELRDVTFNYEDNTFAVGPLNLTLKRGELVFLIGGNGSGKSTLAMLLTGLYQPVSGQILLDGQPLAVDKPEDYRKLFSAVFTDVWLFEHLLGPEGKQANPELVEKWLAQLQMTHKVKLEDGRILDLKLSKGQKKRVALLLALAEERDIIMLDEWAADQDPHFRREFYQVLLPLMQQMGKTIFAISHDDHYFVHADRLLEMRNGQLSELVGEERERASRDAVARTA; from the coding sequence ATGGAACTTCTCTTACTGGTCTGGCGTCAATATCGCTGGCCATTTATTGGCGTGATGGCTCTGAGCCTGCTCAGCGCGGCGCTCGGTATCGGGCTCATCGCCTTTATCAATGTCCGTTTGATTGAGATGGTCGATACCTCCTTATCCGTGTTACCGGAGTTTCTCGGCCTGCTATTGCTGCTGATGGCGGTGACGTTGGGCTCACAACTGGCGCTGACCACGCTGGGACACCATTTTGTTTATCGCCTGCGCCGTGAGTTTATTAAACGCATCCTGGATACCCAGGTTGAACGCGTCGAGAAACTGGGTAGCGCCTCGCTGTTGGCGGGGCTGACCAGCGATATTCGTGCTATCACTATCGCCTTTGTGCGCCTGCCGGAACTCGTACAAGGGATTATCCTGACCTTCGGTTCTGCCGCCTATCTGGCGATGCTGTCGACTAAAATGCTGCTGATTACCGCTCTGTGGATGGCATTGACCATCTGGGGCGGATTTATGCTGGTGGCCCGCGTCTATAAACACATGGCGACGCTGCGTGAAACCGAAGACCGGCTGTACAATGACTATCAAACGGTGCTGGAAGGACGTAAAGAGCTGACGCTCAATCGCGAACGCGCGGAGTTTGTCTTCGAGCAGCAATTCACCCCGGATGCTAAAGCCTATCGCCACCACATTGTGCGCGCGGATACCTTCCACCTCAGCGCCGTCAACTGGTCAAACATTATGATGCTGGGCGCCATTGGCCTGGTGTTCTGGATGGCAAACGGGCTGGGCTGGGCCGATACCAACGTTGCCGCTACCTATTCCCTGACGCTACTGTTCCTGCGCACACCGCTGCTGTCTGCGGTTGGAGCTTTGCCGACGCTTTTAAGCGCGCAGGTCGCTTTCAAAAAACTCAATAAATTCTCGCTGGCACCTTACCAGGAAACCTTCCCGCAGCCGACGGCACATCCTCACTGGCAGACCCTTGAACTGCGTGATGTGACTTTCAACTATGAAGACAATACCTTTGCCGTTGGTCCACTGAACCTGACGCTCAAACGCGGTGAGCTGGTGTTCCTGATTGGCGGGAACGGCAGCGGAAAATCGACGCTGGCGATGCTATTGACCGGGCTGTATCAGCCGGTCTCCGGGCAGATCCTTCTCGACGGACAGCCGCTGGCGGTAGATAAACCGGAAGATTATCGTAAGCTGTTTTCTGCGGTGTTTACCGATGTCTGGCTGTTTGAGCACCTACTGGGGCCAGAAGGCAAGCAGGCCAACCCGGAACTGGTCGAGAAGTGGCTGGCTCAGCTACAGATGACACATAAAGTGAAGCTTGAGGATGGCCGTATCCTGGATCTGAAATTGTCTAAAGGCCAGAAGAAGCGCGTTGCGCTGCTGCTGGCGTTAGCCGAAGAACGTGACATCATTATGCTCGATGAGTGGGCGGCCGATCAGGATCCGCATTTCCGCCGCGAGTTTTATCAGGTGCTGCTGCCATTGATGCAGCAAATGGGGAAAACGATTTTCGCCATCAGCCACGACGATCACTATTTCGTCCATGCCGATCGTCTGCTGGAAATGCGTAATGGACAGCTTAGCGAACTGGTGGGTGAAGAGCGTGAACGTGCCTCAAGGGATGCCGTCGCGCGAACTGCCTGA
- the mgtE gene encoding magnesium transporter — protein MSLLKKNSARLRDEERMRLIWLLTTDKAITSALLGKLTLAEQYDESTLADDLAEVGALVAHLQPPDLADTLEALPSEERHALWNMIEDDRRGKVLLEASENVWDDLIEDMSDRALLDALHTLDIDEQIYMVQHLPRDLTGRLLASMTQEERARVRQVMNYAHDCVGSIMEFEVITIRADVTLAAVQRFLRRLGKMPENTDKLFVIKRDQTLIGELELKTILLNSADRFVHEVMEADPMTFHPEEKSESVARTFERDNLISAAVIDFDGKLMGRLTIDEIVDVVYEETDSDLRRMGGLSSDEDVYAPVMKAVKTRWAWLAINLCTAFIASRVIDGFEHTISQLVALASLMPIVAGIGGNTGNQTITMIVRALALQHIQPGNFSFLILREMGVALINGIVWGGIMGGVTWLLYDDMHLGAVMSLAMILNLLVASVMGVLIPMIMVKFGRDPAVGSSVMITAITDTGGFFIFLGLATVFLL, from the coding sequence ATGTCTCTGTTGAAGAAGAACAGTGCCCGCCTACGCGATGAAGAGCGTATGCGCCTTATCTGGTTGTTGACCACCGATAAGGCCATTACCTCAGCGTTGCTTGGGAAATTGACGCTGGCTGAGCAGTACGATGAAAGCACCCTGGCCGACGATCTTGCGGAGGTGGGCGCACTGGTCGCGCACCTGCAACCACCGGATCTTGCCGATACGCTGGAAGCGCTACCGTCGGAAGAACGCCACGCCCTGTGGAATATGATCGAAGACGATCGCCGCGGGAAAGTGTTGCTGGAAGCATCGGAGAACGTCTGGGACGACCTCATTGAAGATATGAGCGACCGGGCGTTGCTCGATGCATTGCATACGCTGGATATCGATGAACAGATCTACATGGTGCAACACCTGCCACGTGATTTGACCGGTCGTCTGCTGGCGTCCATGACCCAGGAAGAACGCGCGCGCGTTCGTCAGGTGATGAACTATGCGCATGACTGCGTGGGTTCGATCATGGAGTTTGAGGTGATCACCATCCGGGCGGACGTGACGCTGGCCGCTGTGCAACGTTTCCTGCGTCGGTTGGGCAAGATGCCGGAGAACACCGATAAATTATTCGTTATCAAGCGCGATCAAACGCTGATCGGCGAACTTGAGCTGAAAACCATTTTGCTTAATTCAGCAGATCGCTTTGTCCATGAAGTGATGGAAGCCGATCCTATGACGTTCCACCCGGAAGAGAAATCTGAAAGCGTGGCGCGAACGTTTGAACGTGACAACTTGATCAGTGCCGCGGTGATCGACTTTGACGGTAAGCTGATGGGTCGTTTAACCATCGATGAGATCGTTGATGTGGTCTATGAAGAGACCGACAGTGATTTACGTCGGATGGGTGGCCTGAGCAGTGATGAAGATGTTTATGCTCCGGTCATGAAAGCGGTCAAAACCCGCTGGGCGTGGCTGGCGATTAACCTCTGTACGGCATTTATCGCTTCACGAGTCATCGACGGGTTTGAGCATACCATTTCACAGTTAGTGGCGTTAGCGTCGTTGATGCCAATTGTTGCGGGAATTGGAGGCAACACCGGTAATCAGACCATCACTATGATAGTGCGTGCGTTGGCGTTACAGCATATCCAGCCGGGGAATTTCTCGTTCCTGATCCTACGTGAAATGGGCGTGGCGCTGATTAACGGCATCGTTTGGGGCGGGATTATGGGCGGCGTGACCTGGCTTCTTTATGACGATATGCATCTCGGCGCGGTGATGTCGCTTGCGATGATCTTAAACCTGTTGGTGGCCTCGGTGATGGGGGTACTGATCCCGATGATCATGGTCAAATTCGGACGCGACCCTGCGGTCGGTTCAAGCGTCATGATCACCGCGATCACGGATACTGGCGGCTTCTTTATTTTTCTGGGTCTTGCGACCGTGTTTCTGCTTTAA
- a CDS encoding SulP family inorganic anion transporter, which translates to MPNTSPSHSFTAVLTSPRLLTREVLAGVITALALIPEVISFSVIAGVDPKVSLIASVVLCLSMSFLGGRPAMVTAAAGSVALVIGPMVHQHGVAYILPAVIMAGVIQILFAVCGMAKLMRFIPASVMSGFVNALGILIFFAQVPHFWSRSPLIVALFAATILIVLWLPKVTKSVPSPLIAVVLLTIYTTTSGQILPTVGDEGSMGGGLPGLTQWLVPLNLDTLKIIWPCALSIAFVGLMESLLTAKLVDDLTVTPSNKTRESAGLGIANILAGCYGGIAGCAMIGQTIVNVEMGKGRSRVSTVAAALVLLLLVTALSEVMAMIPMSVLAGIMVIVAFKTFSWHSLKPTTLKRTPWPETLVMLVTIAATVSTGNLAIGVLAGIIMMVVVPARLKERARFKAETRSQDPEK; encoded by the coding sequence ATGCCCAACACTTCCCCCTCCCATTCTTTTACTGCCGTTTTGACATCACCAAGGCTATTAACACGTGAAGTGCTCGCTGGTGTGATTACCGCTTTAGCGCTCATTCCGGAAGTTATCTCCTTTTCGGTCATCGCAGGTGTCGATCCTAAAGTCAGCTTGATTGCCTCAGTCGTACTGTGTCTGTCGATGTCGTTTCTCGGCGGTCGCCCGGCAATGGTCACGGCAGCGGCCGGTTCGGTCGCCCTGGTTATCGGCCCAATGGTGCATCAACATGGGGTGGCCTACATTCTCCCTGCGGTGATAATGGCGGGCGTGATTCAAATTCTGTTTGCCGTGTGCGGTATGGCGAAACTGATGCGCTTTATCCCCGCGTCTGTCATGAGCGGTTTTGTGAATGCATTGGGTATTCTTATTTTCTTTGCTCAGGTTCCCCATTTCTGGAGCCGGAGTCCGCTGATTGTCGCGCTGTTTGCCGCCACGATTCTCATTGTGTTATGGCTTCCCAAAGTCACGAAAAGCGTTCCTTCCCCGCTGATAGCCGTTGTCTTACTAACGATTTATACCACCACCAGCGGACAGATTTTACCTACCGTTGGAGATGAAGGTTCAATGGGCGGCGGGCTGCCGGGACTCACCCAGTGGCTGGTTCCGCTAAACCTCGACACCCTGAAAATCATCTGGCCTTGCGCGCTGAGTATTGCGTTTGTCGGACTGATGGAGTCGCTACTTACCGCTAAACTGGTGGATGATTTAACCGTCACGCCGTCCAATAAAACCCGTGAGAGTGCCGGTCTTGGTATCGCCAATATTCTGGCTGGTTGCTATGGCGGTATTGCCGGGTGCGCGATGATCGGTCAAACCATCGTGAATGTGGAGATGGGGAAAGGCCGTAGCCGTGTTTCTACCGTCGCAGCAGCGCTGGTTTTGCTGCTGCTAGTCACCGCATTAAGCGAAGTGATGGCGATGATCCCAATGTCAGTGCTGGCAGGGATTATGGTGATTGTGGCGTTTAAAACCTTTAGCTGGCATAGCCTCAAGCCCACGACGTTAAAACGCACGCCGTGGCCGGAAACGCTGGTGATGTTGGTCACTATAGCGGCCACCGTCAGCACCGGGAATCTGGCCATTGGCGTGCTGGCCGGCATTATTATGATGGTGGTAGTGCCTGCCCGCCTTAAAGAGCGGGCCAGATTTAAAGCAGAAACACGGTCGCAAGACCCAGAAAAATAA